Proteins from one Telopea speciosissima isolate NSW1024214 ecotype Mountain lineage chromosome 1, Tspe_v1, whole genome shotgun sequence genomic window:
- the LOC122639970 gene encoding thiocyanate methyltransferase 1-like, with translation MILHLLQNDVLPKGRVLVPGCGSGYDVVAIASPQRYVVGLDISDLALKRAKEISSSSANANYVSFLKEDFFSWQPTELFDLIFDYTFFCAIEPHMRSAWANRVRDLLKPDGELITLMFPITDHVGGPPFKVSVADYKEVLHPTGFEAISIEDNELAIGGRKGREKLGRWKKSIDIPDNKEHNTLDSGDF, from the exons ATGATTCTGCATCTTCTTCAAAATGATGTGCTACCAAAAGGAAGGGTTTTAGTCCCTGGATGTGGCTCT GGATATGATGTTGTTGCCATTGCTAGCCCTCAACGCTATGTTGTAGGTCTGGATATATCAGACCTTGCCCTTAAGAGAGCAAAAGAG ATCTCTTCCTCATCTGCAAATGCAAATTATGTCAGTTTCTTAAAGGAGGACTTTTTTAGTTGGCAACCGACTGAATTATTCGACCTCATTTTCGATTATAC GTTCTTTTGTGCTATTGAACCACACATGAGATCAGCTTGGGCAAATCGAGTTCGAGATCTTCTAAAGCCAGACGGGGAACTTATAACACTAATGTTTCCG ATTACTGATCATGTTGGTGGACCTCCATTTAAAGTTTCAGTGGCTGA TTACAAAGAGGTGCTACATCCTACGGGTTTCGAGGCAATCTCTATTGAGGATAATGAACTTGCAATTGGGGGACGCAAG GGAAGAGAGAAGTTGGGAAGGTGGAAGAAGTCTATTGACATTCCTGACAACAAAGAACACAATACACTCGATTCGGGTGATTTTTGA